One stretch of Campylobacter sp. CCS1377 DNA includes these proteins:
- a CDS encoding phosphatidylserine decarboxylase encodes MKNMILARAGYFSVIAVFLLFLLVLIFWTFSWFLFLLTLFLIFLYRNPLRDRFCMDKKAILSPIDGRVVYIGNAYDENLGECVSLVIKNAFYNVGSIRSCAKAEIQNVKVNHGLFLCSEIKSSSYLNENIRLNLSVLDKEMAMIIYAGSLDRKLKLYDFSKELEACNELSFTHNGKVCLLLPKDTRILAGLGDEIKACSLLGYFS; translated from the coding sequence ATGAAAAATATGATTTTGGCAAGAGCAGGATATTTTAGTGTTATTGCTGTTTTTTTATTGTTTTTGCTGGTGCTGATTTTTTGGACTTTTTCATGGTTTTTGTTTTTATTGACTTTGTTTTTGATTTTTTTGTATAGAAATCCTTTGCGCGATAGATTTTGCATGGATAAAAAGGCTATATTATCACCAATTGATGGGCGCGTTGTCTATATAGGCAATGCTTATGATGAGAATTTGGGTGAGTGTGTAAGCCTTGTGATAAAAAATGCTTTTTATAATGTAGGGAGCATAAGATCTTGCGCAAAAGCAGAAATTCAAAATGTTAAGGTAAATCATGGTTTGTTTTTGTGTTCAGAAATTAAGTCTTCATCTTATTTGAATGAGAATATAAGACTTAATTTAAGCGTGTTGGATAAAGAAATGGCTATGATTATTTACGCGGGCTCTTTGGATAGAAAATTAAAATTGTATGATTTTTCTAAAGAGCTTGAAGCTTGCAATGAGCTTAGTTTTACTCACAATGGTAAAGTTTGTCTTTTATTACCAAAAGATACAAGGATTTTAGCAGGACTTGGCGATGAGATTAAAGCTTGTTCTTTGCTTGGATATTTTTCATAA
- the pssA gene encoding CDP-diacylglycerol--serine O-phosphatidyltransferase, giving the protein MDTKFNFAYILPNLFTAISAFLGVISILASVQGKYGAALFYIIFSLICDGLDGRVARLTNTTSKFGVEFDSLADLVAFGVAPAVLFYMAIGSEFGRLGSLITAFFVVFGAIRLARFNVTTGTYEPSVFIGLPIPTAAVVSAIWTFSFLSYDFLKPYGVFFLILQAILALLMVSNIRYPSFKKVDFGRANVLRVLVILMVFCSFLYLYPLESVAVIATSYVFYGILRAVYTMCSVILKKTNKTLKK; this is encoded by the coding sequence ATGGATACTAAATTTAATTTCGCGTATATTTTGCCTAATCTTTTCACTGCTATTTCAGCTTTTTTAGGCGTGATTTCCATATTAGCTTCGGTGCAGGGTAAATACGGCGCGGCTTTATTTTATATTATTTTTTCTTTGATTTGCGATGGACTTGATGGACGCGTGGCAAGACTTACAAACACCACTTCTAAATTTGGAGTAGAATTTGATTCTTTAGCAGATTTGGTAGCTTTTGGAGTGGCTCCTGCTGTGCTTTTTTATATGGCAATAGGTTCTGAATTTGGAAGACTTGGTTCTTTAATCACAGCTTTTTTTGTTGTTTTTGGTGCAATCCGTTTAGCGAGGTTTAATGTCACTACAGGCACTTATGAGCCTTCTGTTTTCATAGGTCTCCCTATACCTACAGCGGCTGTGGTAAGTGCTATTTGGACTTTTTCTTTTTTAAGTTATGATTTTTTAAAACCTTATGGGGTCTTTTTTCTTATTTTACAAGCCATTTTAGCTCTTTTGATGGTAAGTAATATCCGCTATCCTAGTTTTAAAAAGGTTGATTTTGGTCGAGCGAATGTTTTAAGGGTTTTGGTGATACTTATGGTTTTTTGTTCTTTTTTATACCTTTATCCTTTGGAAAGTGTGGCTGTTATCGCTACAAGTTATGTATTTTATGGCATTTTAAGAGCAGTTTATACCATGTGTAGTGTGATTTTAAAAAAGACAAATAAAACTTTAAAAAAATAA